One segment of Campylobacter sp. CNRCH_2014_0184h DNA contains the following:
- a CDS encoding site-specific DNA-methyltransferase, producing the protein MLKDKLLQDLEEYFETLGQVRNLAQNYDEKLFDYLLEESKHKEEFKSRFFIFSKKTLVFKLNDFLNFLDLRSLGGSFTSYANKIGLANKTKSLLKTNNEVVLNFAFKDGVIKGGQSKDDETQNEIFFNEILARDEIDALFAPKALQNFEIIGDNNLEKTMKEEPNLLIKGNNLLALHSLKKKYRSKVKLIYIDPPYNTGNDSFNYNDKFNHSTWLTFMKNRLEIAREFLSDDGSIYINIDYNEVHYLKVLMDEIFGRDNFVTQIIWRMGFVSGYKTIANKYIRNYDCILFYSKQENNYLFNKRYIQNKDFAPILNKGEINNIFKNFKFDMNLQESFYNYVNHEMRNDKYAIEDTWNCNKWDKLNSLAIDNSTSRLEETVIYYNDNFKGQKPEALLQRIIEASTNENDIVMDFFAGSGTTLAVAHKMKRKWIGIEQMDYIETITKERLKKVIEGEQGGISKAVNWQGGGNFVYAELMPLNAIYKEKIQNLNDEKELDGIYQELKTKAFLDYRVDINEILKDKEFENLDLESKKEILKLVLDSNMDYVLYGDIKDEDYAISKETIKLNEILYGDENV; encoded by the coding sequence ACATAAAGAAGAATTTAAAAGTAGATTTTTTATTTTCAGCAAAAAAACTTTGGTTTTTAAGCTTAATGATTTTTTAAATTTTTTAGATCTTAGAAGCTTAGGTGGTAGTTTTACAAGCTATGCTAACAAAATAGGACTTGCAAATAAAACAAAATCTCTTTTAAAAACAAATAACGAAGTGGTGTTAAATTTTGCTTTTAAAGATGGTGTTATAAAAGGTGGACAAAGCAAAGATGATGAAACTCAAAATGAAATATTTTTCAATGAAATACTAGCTCGTGATGAAATAGATGCTTTATTTGCTCCAAAAGCACTTCAAAATTTCGAAATTATTGGCGATAATAATTTAGAAAAAACGATGAAAGAAGAGCCGAATTTACTTATAAAAGGCAATAATCTTTTAGCACTTCATTCTCTTAAGAAAAAATATCGCAGCAAGGTAAAACTAATCTACATTGACCCACCTTATAATACTGGCAACGATAGTTTTAATTATAATGATAAATTTAATCATTCTACTTGGCTTACTTTTATGAAAAATCGTTTAGAAATCGCTAGAGAATTTTTAAGTGATGATGGAAGTATATATATCAATATCGATTACAATGAAGTACATTATTTAAAGGTATTAATGGATGAAATTTTTGGTAGAGATAATTTTGTTACGCAAATAATATGGAGAATGGGATTTGTAAGTGGATATAAAACTATTGCTAATAAATATATTAGAAATTATGATTGTATTTTATTTTATTCTAAACAAGAAAATAACTATTTATTTAATAAAAGATATATACAGAATAAAGATTTTGCACCTATATTAAATAAAGGTGAAATTAATAATATTTTTAAAAATTTTAAGTTTGATATGAATTTACAAGAAAGTTTTTATAATTACGTAAATCATGAAATGAGAAATGATAAATATGCTATTGAAGATACATGGAACTGTAATAAATGGGATAAATTAAATTCACTTGCAATAGATAATTCTACTTCAAGATTAGAAGAAACCGTGATTTACTATAATGACAATTTTAAAGGACAAAAACCCGAAGCATTATTACAAAGAATTATAGAAGCAAGCACAAACGAAAACGACATAGTAATGGACTTTTTTGCAGGAAGTGGCACCACTTTAGCCGTTGCTCATAAAATGAAACGAAAATGGATAGGCATAGAACAAATGGATTATATAGAAACCATCACAAAAGAAAGACTCAAAAAAGTAATAGAAGGTGAACAAGGTGGTATCAGCAAAGCAGTAAATTGGCAAGGTGGTGGAAATTTTGTTTATGCTGAGCTTATGCCACTTAATGCAATTTATAAAGAAAAAATACAAAATTTAAATGATGAAAAAGAGCTAGATGGTATTTATCAAGAGTTAAAAACTAAAGCTTTTTTAGATTATAGAGTAGATATAAATGAAATTTTAAAAGATAAAGAATTTGAAAATTTAGACTTAGAAAGCAAAAAAGAAATTTTAAAACTTGTTTTAGATTCTAATATGGATTATGTTTTATATGGTGATATAAAAGATGAAGATTATGCTATATCTAAAGAAACAATAAAACTTAATGAAATACTTTATGGTGATGAAAATGTTTAA